The genomic stretch AAACttgtttcttccaaaatatccatagcatatttccgTTGAGAAATCATCAAACCATCTATAGATTGGgctacctcaatacccaagaaATAACGAAGCttaccaagatcttttgtctgaaATTGATTTGAGAGATGTTGCTTTAACTGGAGTATACCCTGCTGATCACTACCAgttatgacaatatcatctacatacacaataagataaatacaccCTTGGACTGAGTGACGATAAAAAAACAGAATGGTCTGGTTCACTACGGACCATACCAAATTGTTGTACTACAGTGCTGAATCTGCCAAACCAAGCTCTCGGAGAttgcttaagaccataaagagacATGTGTAACCTACACACCATATTCGATGACTCCTCCTGAGCAACAAATCCAGGTGGTTActccatatatacttcctcttcaagatcaccatgtaaaaaagcattttttatgtcaagttgatgaagaggcCAATGTCGAATGGATGCAATGGCTAGAAGAAGTCTAACAGATGTCATCTTGGCTACAGGCGAGAAGGTATCACTATAATCCAATCCAATATGAGTGTATCCTTTGGCTACCAAGCGAGCTTTAAATCGATCAATCTTACCATCTGGACCAACCTTCAATGTATAAATCCAACGACAACCTACTAAAGATCTCCCATGGGGTAGAGGAACCAGTTCCCAGGTACCACTGCTTTGAAGAGcacacatttcatcaatcattgCTTGCCTTCACTCAGGGTGAGACAATGCTTCACATGGAGTTTTAGGAATAGAAacagaagacaaagaagacaaacaagtatactacaaaggggaaagacgatgataacataaatcaatataatgTGGAGAAGGATTTCGTGTTTGACGTATACCTTTTCGAAGGGCAATCGGAAGATCGGACTCAGGTTGCAGGATCAGATCCGGTGATGTCGGAGGCATCGGAGGAGAGTCTGCAATGACCTCAAGGATAGGTATGACCTCAAGGACAGGTATGACCTCAGGGACAGGGATGACAGGCGTTGGGTGACGACGCTGATATGTTTGAAGTGGTCGAGAAGTGGGTGGGTCAGGAGCCCTAGACTGATGGGGGTAATGGTAGGCGGGACATTAATAACTACCGGAAAAGATGTGGGAGTACTTTCTTGAATGGGTTCTGGAGTTACGTGACTAGACTCGAAATATGGAACTGACTCGAAGAAGGTAACATCGGCCGATACTGGGTACCGTTGTAGAGTATGTTAATAACAACGATAACCTTTTTGGCATCGATGATAACTAAGAAAGACACACTTTAGTGATCGAGCTAAGAGTTTATCAAGACCAGGAGAGAGATTGTGTACAAAACATGTGGACCCAAAGACTCGGGGAGGAATTGGGTGAAGTGGGGAATTGGGAAAAAGGATTGAATGAGGAATTTTATTGTTAAGGACAGATGAGGGCATGCGATTTATAAGATAATATGTTGTTAGCACACCATCCCCCCAAAACCGAAGTGGAACATTACCATGGAGAAGTAGGGTCCGAGTGGTTTCTACAAGATGCCGATTTTTACGTTCCGCTACCccgttttgttgaggtgtgtgagGGCAAGATGTTTGATGGAGAATACCATTGCGTGACATGAAATTCTAAAATTGTTGGGATAAATATTCACGGGCATTGTCACTTCTTAAGGTACGGATAGACACACCGAATTGAGTTCTTATTTCTTGATAGAATTGTTCAACAATAGAAAATAATTCAGATCTATTCTTCATTAAAAATAACCACGTGCAAcgtgaaaaatcatcaataaaggtgacaaaatacctagactcaagagtagagacagtacgcgagggaccccaaacatcggtgtgaactaaagcaaaaggggACGAAGCTCGTTTATTGACTCGATTGGGAAACTGGCCACGAGTGTGTTTCCGTAGTTGACACGACTCACAATGTAAATTAGATACCTTCGATAAATTTGGCACCAACTTATGTAGTTTGGAAAGACTGGAATGACCTAACTGAACATGGATAGTGAGTGGAGAATCTTTGGCTGAGCATGTCTGAGATGACACAGAGAGGTAATAAAGGCCTTGAGACTCACATCCGACACCAATTGTTTGTCCCGAACTCCGATCCTGCAGGGTAACATTATTATTAGTGAAAGTGACACTACAATCAAGAGAACGAGTTAAACGACTGACTGAAAAtaaattaaatggacaattagGTACATAGAGGACAGAAGTAACCGAGAGAGAAGGTAGAATTCGAACAGTACCAATCCCTTCGGATCGGGTTTGAGAATCATTGGCAGAAGTTATAGTAGGTAAGAAACCGGATGTAGAGAGGGGAGATAAAAGATTTTTATTACCGGTAACATAATCAAACGCACCAAAATCAAAGACCTAagatccaagagaagatgattgAGAGAGACAAGCAGGTGAATTACCAATGTGTGCTACCGAAGCAGTAGAATCTAAGTTCTGATAATTCTGATACCACTTGAGGAAATCATCGTAGTTTGGCGTAAAGTTACGAGGAGTAGCCGTGAGTATCGGATCTGAAACAATTGCCCTATGGAGAGTGGAGCGGTTGAAAAATTGCCGGGATTGGCCGTCAGATGTGTTGTCACGTGCGGAGGTTTCTGCCGATGAAAAGTGGGGAACGGCTGGATCGGAAGAGGCGCTTCTACTGGTAGGTTACCGAAGAATTTTGAAAAGTGAGAGGCAAACCGGAGTGATGACACGGTTTGCAAAAAAAAACAGAGTGATGACACGGTTTGCAACAAAAGAAAAATCTCACCGGAAGACAGTGGGTCAACCGGGTAAAGCACGACGAAGAAAGAATTGCCTCTTAGCAGACTCTAGATACCATGTTGAAATACAAGAGACTgagagacatttgaataaactGTGTGTTTTGAAAAACATTACGGAGACTTTATTATAAAGAGAGATtataactaattacatgatatagtcgatgtgggactatttgatatacaaatattcttaatattatatttacaaatatcaacagAATATAACAACGCTTAAATACCAAATTTATTCGATATCAAGTCAACTGTTTAAGGATGAATTGGGATTCGAGAATTCATGATATCCTACTTATTTATTTATAATAAGTAGTGAATTCAAATTCCTCAATGAATATGAAACTCCGTTTTTTCTATGTCGatgaataactttttctatggatGTTTTATTCTTTAGAAGGTAAGAGAAAAGATAAAACtaaaaataaagtattaaattgAATTATTAATCCATATTCAAGTTTGAAACTCATGTAATTAACCTCTTTTCTTGTTATCTTGTTATTAACTTTATAGAAGATTAAAAGAATTAACTTATTATTAAGTCCATAGAAGATCAAAAGAATTGACCGTTGACCGTTGAGCTATCTTCATTGTTAAAAATATATTCGCTTAAATTTTTACACACATATTAAGAAACACAATAATACTGTCATAAGATATTACTCTTTTACTAACTTAACTATAACTTCGCCATATTAATTAATGTGTTAGAAGTAGTGTATCAAATAATAATTATATGACAATTGAAAAAAGAACATTCATATGATTAGAAAATGAGAATGACAGTTCTTTAAAAAAAGAATTTATTTATTAAAACGACAAATTTAAAGTGAAAAGAGTAGTACGCAAGAAGGAACTACAAAATGTGTGATCATAATCACTGTCTAATAAATAGAAATCTGAAATGCATATCGATAGAGATACATTTTTTATATTTATCTACGAGatacattttttttaaataaaatttaggtacaatttaattgaattgtacttaatatattaaaaaaaaatcattccGAGCACTTTACTATTCTCCGTTTCTTTTTAATTGTAGTTTGagtaaaaaaaattgttttttttaattgacgttttcaaaaaaatttaaaatttgagGTAACATTAATAGTCGTTTTGTCAAAATTACTCCTAATTACTTattaaaaagagaaaaaaaaataataaataattaaaaatattatagATAAAAAGACAATCATTATGTAAAAAATAAATCATTATTTAAAAAGTAGTAAAAATTATTAACTTTCTTAATATgcataaaaaaaattaaaaaagaacGGAGGGAGTATTTTACAAGAAAATTGATTTACTTTGtcaaaaaattatttttcaaagTTTATGTAATTTTTGTTGACAAAATATTAAATTTAGAGTCAAATGTGGGAAAAAAGATTTAAAGCTATCAAACAAAGGTTTAGAGGTATGAAAGTAGCTCTTTTGAGTGTTGACATTTTCATTCTCCTCATTTTAAGAGGCAATTTTCTCATAACAAAAGATAACAGTTATGAAGAGTCATTGTGATGGAAAGAAGATTTAAAGCTATAAACAAAGGTTTAGAGGTATGAAAATAGCTCTTTTGAGTCTTAGACATTTTCAATGTGTTCATTTTAAGAATTTTCTTATGGTGATTAACAAATAAAGCCAacataaattttaaaaatataataaaattgtTTTCGCAGTATAAACATTGTCTAAAATGCATTCAACTTATGTCATCAAAATATGAGGAAAGAGGTAAACCAAGttcattaaaaaaacaaaaaagcTGAATTGAgttaattttaaaaataaaatatattaaaaagAACAAAACCAAATATTATCATTTACAACTTGAAAACAATATTCATTTATAAGCCTCTCCAGGGTAACATATAGTTCATTTATATTCATGTAGCACTTTCATATATAAAACGTGTTATAACTCTTGAAGTTGTGGAAGAATATATTCACACCAAAAAATGTCAGTGATTTATTGACAGATTTATCACGATGGATCGGAACTCTGGATGTTATGTTTGGTTATTTTAGTACAATCAAATGGTCCAatctcttgatttttcttcaCCTGTAAACCATAATGAAACAAAGAAATAAGCCATATACAACAATACATCATCAAAATAAAAAGCATATAGTCACCATGAACGAATTGAGAAAGTAACATTAATAATATGCAACTTTCTGATTGAGATAACCCTATAAACACATTTGTGTATGAAACTTTACCAAAGTGATATCAATGGTTGAGAATGGAGATTGGGGGGCTTTGGTGAAATGAAAAAGGTTGATACAGGGCCAGTGAAAAGGCATTTGTAAAGGATGTGAAATTCCATAAATGTTCCAGTCAACCTAATTCTAATGGGTTATCTAATCACAAAAATACAAATATCAAATGCCTAGTTCTAGTATTTACTTTTTTGAAGTTAATAATTGAATTCATAGAAATTATACACGAACAAGTGAGATTGCAAAACAATCTTACGCTTTGAATTTGAATCAAATCTAGATACTGAAGAATGGACCTACCGGTGACCAAGGGTTCGGTTCATTCTGGACTTTGTCAGGAGGAGAGTTTTGTACAGCGCCACTCTTCATCATTAAAATCTCCTGCAGACGCAACAAATAAGATGAATCCAACATGGCAAAAATCACCACATTGCAAAGAACTAATTGCTTTATGTAAAGTCAGGAGCCTTAACCTtaaaaacaagtttgattccacTGCCATATGCAATTCAAACAATGCAAGTAAACATTTAACACAAACAATTACTAACAATTAGCTAACTTTGACAGTTTAAAAAATCAATGCAAACATACATAAACATAAATATTAAAAAGGGGGCGATGTTAAAGGCCAAAAAAATGGCAATGTAAGACTtcaaaacagaaaaacaagttGGCATGAAATACTTTGTCAGGAAAAGAAACTTAGTAATTAGGGATTAAAAGTATTGATGTTAGCTTAAGAAATTTGAGTCACCTCTCCAGCTGCTTCTATTGCAGCTAACCATTCCTCAGTAAAGGGAGCAACATTCAGTGGAGGCTTCGCTATCGGAACTTCCTGCTTGGTTTTAGTTGCATCTATTTCGCTGCCACTCACAAAATTAACATTGGTCACTCAATATGTAACGCTTCAAAACTGTCTTAGATTTAAAATGGAGGCTGCCAAAACATAGATGAACAAAAGTTATACAACAAAAATGATACTCACAGATGAATTATTTTGCCGTTGTCTTCTTCTGGAAAGTCGATTTTGTCTTTTGACTGACTTGCCATGTCAGTATTAGGAGACTTATCATTCTCAAAGACAGTAGTTACAGCTGCATCTGATAAACTTTCACTGTTCACTGAACCAACTTCATTACCTTGTAGGATTGTTTCAATGAAGATTGAATTATCTGAATCTAGTAACTTCGATTTTTCACTTAAAAGACATTGCTCCTCAGATTTCCAAGCAACTGCACTAGTAAAGGGGCCTTCACTCACTTGAATAGAAGAATCTAAATCAGCAGAAATAGCATTCCTATTGAGTTTCACTGAACTAACTTCGCTGCCTTCTGGGATTGTTGCGTTGAAGATTGAATTCTCTGAAGCTaataattttgatttttcacTTAAAAGACAGGGGCCTTCACTCACATCAATAGAAGAACCTAATTCAGCAGAAATAGCGTTCTCATTGAGTTTCATTGAACTAACTTCGCTGCCTTGTGGGATTGTTGCATTGAAGATTGAATTCTCTGAAGCTaataattttgatttttcacTTAAAAGACATGGATCTTCACTCACTTTAGTAGAAGAATCAAATTCAGCAGAAATAACATTCTCGAGTTGAATTTCAACTGAAGGAGATATATCTAATGAACCTTCTTCTGCACCGTTGATTTGCAAAAGTTCCACTTTTTCATCGACACCTTGATTTCCATCTTTGTTTACAAGCATATCTGAACTTAGTAACTTTGAATTTTCACTTAAACTACACTGCTTCTCACATATCAAAGAAACTGCAGTTGAAAAGGGATCTTCACTCACTTCAATAGAAGAGTCAAATTCAGAAGAAAAAAAGTTCATATTGAGTTGAGTTTCAACTAAAGGCAGTATATCCGACAAACCTTCTTCAGCATCATTGATTTGCAAAAGTTCAACCTTGTCTTCCACATCATGATTTCCATCTTCTGCACCATTGATTTGCAAGAGTTCCACCTTTTCATCCACATCATGATTTCCATCTTCTACATCGTTGATTTGCAAAAGTTCCACCTTTTCATCCACATCATTGATTTGCAAAAGTTCCACCTTTTCGTCCACATCACAATTTCCATCGTCTGCACCATTGATTTGCAACAGTTCCACCTTTTCATCCACATCATGATTTCCATCTTCTGCACCATTGATTTGCAAGAGTTCCACCTTTTCATCCACATCATGATTTCCATCTTCTGCACCATTGATTTGCAAGAGTTCCGCCTTTTCATCCACGTCATGATTTCCATCTTCTACATCATTGATTTGCAAAAGTTCCACCGTTTTATCCACATCATTAATTTGCAAAAGTTCCACCTTTTCATCCACATCATTGATTTGCAAAAGTTCCACCTTTTCATCCACATCACGATTTCCATCTTCTGCACCATTGATTTGCAAGAGTTCCACCTTTTTATCCACGTCATGATTTCCATCTTCTACATCATTGATTTGCAAAATTTCCACCTTTTCATCCACATCATTAATTTGCAAAAGTTCCACCTTTTCATCCACATCATTGATTTGCAAAAGTTCCACCTTTTCATCCAAATCACGATTTCCATCTTCTGCACCAATGATTTGCAAGAGTTCCACCTTTCCATCCACATCATGATTTCCATCTTCTACATCATTGATTTGCAAAATTTCCACCTTTTCATCCACATCATTGATTTGCAAATGTTCCACCTTTTCATCCACATCATTGATCTGCAAAAGATCCACATTTTCATCCAAATCACAATTTCCATCTTCTGCACCATTGATTCGCAAGAGTTCCACCTTTTCATCCACATCATGATTTCCATCTTCCACATCATTGATTTGCAAAAGTTCCACCTTTTCATCTACATTATTGATTTGCAAAAGTTCCACCTTTTCATCCACATCACGATTTTTATCTTCTGCACCATTGATTTGCAAAAGTTCCACCTTTTCATCCACATCACGATTTCCATCTTCCGCCCCGTTGATTTGCAAGAGTTCCACCTTTTCATCCACGTCATGATTTCCATCTTCTACATCATTGAGTTGCAAAAGTTCCACCTTTTCATCCACATCATTGATTTGCAAAAGTTCCACCATTTCGTCCACATCATTTATTTGCAAAAGTTCCACCTTTTCGTCCACATCACGATTTCCATCTTCTGCACCATTGATTTGCAAGAGTTCCACCTTTTCATCCACATCATGATTTTCATCTTCTACATCATTGATTTGCAAAAGTTCCACCTTTTCATCCACATCCTTGATTTGCAACACAACATGATTTCCATCTTCTACATCATTGATTTGCAAAAGTTCCACCTTTTCATCCACATCATGATTTCCATCTTCTACATCATTGATTTGCAAGAGTTCCATCTTTTCATCCACATCATTGATTTGCAAAAATTCCGCCTTTTCATCCACATCATTGATTTGCAGAAGTTCCACCTTTCCATCGACATCATGATTTCCCTCTATGTTTACAGACATATCTTCAATATGATGATTGGTAGCATTGTGCTCATTGCTATGGAACCCGCATCCTTCAAATGCATCCTCAACTAAATTTTGCTCCTTGATTTCTGTAGATGAAACAATAACTTTTGGCAGAAAGTCACTATCCAAGTGAACATCCTGGGAATTTACAGCAACAACAGCACTAGACTTTTGAAACCCAGGAAGATAGGAATCTTCATTTATGTTATTATCATCTGCCAATGAAGATGCTGAAACAGTTATACAATTTTCACTCAACCTATCCAATTCAAACTCCGGAGTTCTATCACGGATTGCTTTTGAGTCAATAACCTGGTCACATTCCTTATCCACTGGGCTTCTCAGGATGAAACCTAATTGATCATCTACAGGAAGCTGACAGTCTTTGATCTCAATTATTTTAGATTCATCCTCAGAAGCGTCATTGATTCCTAGTATGGAATTTTCAGGAGAACCTTTGGAAAATAAGCTCGTCACATGAACTGGCTGAGAACTGTTCATATCAGAGATATTTTCTTTTTCCGGTCCAATTTCTTCTACACCACTAGGATTTAGAGCCTTGGGTTGGTCTGCCTGTAACTGCTGACTAACTGCGTCTAAATTACTTTGGGTGGTTTTTTTGCAATTGATTATGAGACTCTCGTTCAATAAATGCCCCTGTGCATCTCCTTCATATCTACCAAATTCATCAGCACCACAATTTACCTGTTCAGTATTCTTACACGGGGTTCCTTGTTTAGATCCTTCGGGGACAGTTTTGCAAAAATCATCAAGGCTAGAATTTAAAAGTGCAGTCTTGGCACTCTTGTATCCCTTAAACTCTCCTGAAAACTCTGCCTGTAGTATCAAACTTTCCTTGAAAGGCGGAATGTCACCGGTGGGCCCTTTGATTTGATCATCTTCATCTTGTCCTATGGTATTCTGCACAGTATTAGAAGTTCTCTGCATGATAGGAAAGAGCGTAGACTGTGGTTCCTGATATGAAGACCGGTCCCCATTTGACGTAACATCATATAACTTGTTATCCAGAGTGTGGTCGGCCTCTTTCTCCAACTGCTCATGTGTCTGACTCTTTTTAAGAAGTTCATTCTCATGTGTAGGTATTACCATGTTCTCCATGCTAGAAATGATCTCATTTTCATGTAGTTCTCCTTGCTCCTTGGATTTTAAGATGACATCATCAAGAATGTTTTCAACCTCTGCTTGCTTACTTATTATTTCAAAAATCGAAGAATCACAATCCCCTTCTACACCAGGCATCTGCTTATTGTCTATTTGCACGATTGCTTCTGGCTTGACATCTGAAAGGCTTAATTCCTTAGTGTCTGACACTTTCTCCAGAGTGTGGTCAGCCTCTTTCTCCAACTGCTCATGTGTCTGACTCTTTGTAAGAAATTCCTTTTCATGTGTAGGTAATACCATGTTCTCCATGCTAGAAATGATCTCATTTTCATGTAGTTCTCCTTGTTCCTTGGATTTTAAGATAACATCATCAAGAATGTTTTCAACCTCTGCTTGCTTACTTATTATTTCAAAAACCGAAGAATCACAATCCACTTCTACACCAGCCATCTGCTTATTGTCTATTTGCACGATTGCTTCTGGCTTGACATCTGAAAGGCTTAATTCCTTAGTGTCTGACACTTTCTCCAGAGTGTGGTCAGCCTCTTTCTCCAACTGCTCATGTGTCTGACTCTTCGTAAGAAATTCCTTTTCATGTGTAGGTAATACCATGTTCTCCATGCTTGAAATGATCTCATTTTCATGTAGTTCTCCTTGCTCCTTAGATTTTAAGATGACATCATCAAGAATGTTTTCAACCTCTGCTTGCTTACTTATTATTTCAAAAACCGAAGAATCACAATCCACTTCTACACCAGCCATCTGCTTATTGTCTATTTGCATGATTGCTTCTGGCTTGACGTCTGAAAGGCTTAATTCCTTAGTGTCTGACACTTTCTCCAGAGTGTGGTCAGCCTCTTTCTCCAACTGCTCATGTGTCTGACTCTTTGTAAGAAATTCCTTTTCACGTGTAGGTAATACCATGTTCTCCATGCTAGAAATGATCTCATTTTCATGTAGTTCTCCTTGTTCCTTGGATTTTAAGATGACATCATCAAGAATGTTTTCAACCTCTGCTTGCTTACTTATTATTTCAAAAATCGAAGAATCACAATCCACTTCTACACCAGCCATCTGCTTATTGTCTATTTGCACGATTGCTTCTGGCTTGACATCTGAAAGGCTTAATTCATTAGTGTCTGACATTTTCTCCAGAGTGTGGTCAGCGTCTTTCTCCAACTGCTCGTGTGTCTGACTCTTCGTAAGAAATTCCTTTTCATGTGTAGGTAATACCATGTTCTCCATGCTTGAAATGATCTCATTTTCATGTAGTTCTCCTTGCTCCTTAGATTTTAAGATGACATCATCAAGAATGTTTTCAACCTCTGCTTGCTTACTTATTATTTCAAAACTAGAAGAATCAAAATCCACTTCTACACCAGCCTTCTGCTTATTGTCTATTGGCACAATTGCTTCTGAGTTGACATCTGAATGGCTTAATTCCTTAGTACGATTCTTTGCTGCCCCTTTGACAATTTTGGACCTTGCTTCTTTAACAGAAACTGTTCCCAACTTCCTTAGTTTAGGAATGTTACTCTCTGAAGGTTTGCAGGGTATGGAGCTTTTCTGCAAGCTGTGTGAACCGGAAGCTTTTACCTGCAAAGCAAAAATAATAGGCATGGACGTGTGATCAATATGTGAGTGTCATTTTATTGATGCATGCTTCTAAATATGATATAGGGAAATGAACATAATAATCATACCTGAGAAAAGAAACCAATGGAGGGAGATGGCTTCCGTAGGCCTGATGATTTTATTGTCCCTGTTTGATGCGTTGTTTGATCCATTCTGGATGGTGGACGTAGTATGGAAACTGGGGTATCCTGTGCAGCAGGTCAAAAATATTTCAAGAGAATAATCAAATAATTTGTAGTTAAATAACAAAAAATACAAAATTGATGGAGTAAAAAATTGAATATTTGAGTAAGTACCCACCGAAAGTTTTCCAGCCTGCTTGGTAAGACTTCTACTAACAGAACACTTGTCAGCCATATCAACTTTAGGGATGCTTGGAACATATGTAGGATTTTTTGACAGGCTAGAGATGCTTGGTGTAGGATTTTTTGACATGCGAGGGATGCTTGGCGTAGGATTTTTTGATAGGCTAGGGATGCTTGGCGTAGGATTTTTTGGCAGGCCTAACATAATAAAAACGAGATCAATAAATTTGGGGACAGAAAAAAGAGGGATTTCACACTTCTGAAGTTAAGAATGCTGAAGTGAGAGATTCATTTTAAACGGAAAAGTGAAAAGTTAGTGATTGATTAAAAAAGCCAATAGTTGAGATTTCGATCATATGCATGTATTTTGACTAACAAACTACAAAGTTGTTTAAATTTCATCGTTGATCTTTGAATTGACTACTATAAAGTACTCACATTTTCCTTCTGAAGTGTATTCCTAGGTTTACAAGAGTTAAATCCAGAAAAAAGGATCAAATACAAACTACAGAACTTACTAGGATGTGCATTCTGATTTCTTTTTGAGGAACCTGAGCTCAACATTCCACTCCTAGTGGTAGTTGCATTTGCAGAAACATTGGATTTTGGTCCTGGTATCCCAGTGATTTTTGACTCTTTACTCGGCATTTTAGCGGTGTCAGTTATTTTTAGTTTTCAAAGGAGTTAAGGTAAGCACTTTCATTATTCAACAGAAATACATACAACTAAATTCCAGCACACACACACTAAAGAGACTCCACTCTGCAACAGTTTGAGTTAACTTCAAATTTATAAAATCACTTCAGCTAAAATAAGATTACAGTTTTTATTCATGAAAGTCTTTATAAAGTTTATAAAAGGTTATGGAGAAATTAAATGAGAAAAGTACCACAAAAAGTAAAGAAGCAGAAATTAATTACAACTTATTCAATATAAACTTTTTCTTTAAAAAACACATAGTTACAGTAAGATTCTTTCTACGTTTTTTCTCATAAGATTCTTCTTGACAAAGCTGACTGTTAATAAATATGCATCTAAACAAGCTTATAAAATCACTTCAGCTAAAATGAGTTTACAGTTTTTATTCATG from Lathyrus oleraceus cultivar Zhongwan6 chromosome 7, CAAS_Psat_ZW6_1.0, whole genome shotgun sequence encodes the following:
- the LOC127100429 gene encoding uncharacterized protein LOC127100429 isoform X32, which encodes MPSKESKITGIPGPKSNVSANATTTRSGMLSSGSSKRNQNAHPSLPKNPTPSIPSLSKNPTPSIPRMSKNPTPSISSLSKNPTYVPSIPKVDMADKCSVSRSLTKQAGKLSDTPVSILRPPSRMDQTTHQTGTIKSSGLRKPSPSIGFFSQVKASGSHSLQKSSIPCKPSESNIPKLRKLGTVSVKEARSKIVKGAAKNRTKELSHSDVNSEAIVPIDNKQKAGVEVDFDSSSFEIISKQAEVENILDDVILKSKEQGELHENEIISSMENMVLPTHEKEFLTKSQTHEQLEKDADHTLEKMSDTNELSLSDVKPEAIVQIDNKQMAGVEVDCDSSIFEIISKQAEVENILDDVILKSKEQGELHENEIISSMENMVLPTREKEFLTKSQTHEQLEKEADHTLEKVSDTKELSLSDVKPEAIMQIDNKQMAGVEVDCDSSVFEIISKQAEVENILDDVILKSKEQGELHENEIISSMENMVLPTHEKEFLTKSQTHEQLEKEADHTLEKVSDTKELSLSDVKPEAIVQIDNKQMAGVEVDCDSSVFEIISKQAEVENILDDVILKSKEQGELHENEIISSMENMVLPTHEKEFLTKSQTHEQLEKEADHTLEKVSDTKELSLSDVKPEAIVQIDNKQMPGVEGDCDSSIFEIISKQAEVENILDDVILKSKEQGELHENEIISSMENMVIPTHENELLKKSQTHEQLEKEADHTLDNKLYDVTSNGDRSSYQEPQSTLFPIMQRTSNTVQNTIGQDEDDQIKGPTGDIPPFKESLILQAEFSGEFKGYKSAKTALLNSSLDDFCKTVPEGSKQGTPCKNTEQVNCGADEFGRYEGDAQGHLLNESLIINCKKTTQSNLDAVSQQLQADQPKALNPSGVEEIGPEKENISDMNSSQPVHVTSLFSKGSPENSILGINDASEDESKIIEIKDCQLPVDDQLGFILRSPVDKECDQVIDSKAIRDRTPEFELDRLSENCITVSASSLADDNNINEDSYLPGFQKSSAVVAVNSQDVHLDSDFLPKVIVSSTEIKEQNLVEDAFEGCGFHSNEHNATNHHIEDMSVNIEGNHDVDGKVELLQINDVDEKAEFLQINDVDEKMELLQINDVEDGNHDVDEKVELLQINDVEDGNHVVLQIKDVDEKVELLQINDVEDENHDVDEKVELLQINGAEDGNRDVDEKVELLQINDVDEMVELLQINDVDEKVELLQINDVDEKVEILQINDVEDGNHDVDKKVELLQINGAEDGNRDVDEKVELLQINDVDEKVELLQINDVDKTVELLQINDVEDGNHDVDEKAELLQINGAEDGNHDVDEKVELLQINGAEDGNHDVDEKVELLQINGADDGNCDVDEKVELLQINDVDEKVELLQINDVEDGNHDVDEKVELLQINGAEDGNHDVEDKVELLQINDAEEGLSDILPLVETQLNMNFFSSEFDSSIEVSEDPFSTAVSLICEKQCSLSENSKLLSSDMLVNKDGNQGVDEKVELLQINGAEEGSLDISPSVEIQLENVISAEFDSSTKVSEDPCLLSEKSKLLASENSIFNATIPQGSEVSSMKLNENAISAELGSSIDVSEGPCLLSEKSKLLASENSIFNATIPEGSEVSSVKLNRNAISADLDSSIQVSEGPFTSAVAWKSEEQCLLSEKSKLLDSDNSIFIETILQGNEVGSVNSESLSDAAVTTVFENDKSPNTDMASQSKDKIDFPEEDNGKIIHLEIDATKTKQEVPIAKPPLNVAPFTEEWLAAIEAAGEEILMMKSGAVQNSPPDKVQNEPNPWSPVKKNQEIGPFDCTKITKHNIQSSDPS